The DNA segment AAGTAGTCAGTCATGCGAGGAAACCCCGCATGGTCGAGGCTGAACAGGAAGCGGGCCTCGCGTTCGAACAGCGCTCGCGCCTCGTCGACCTCGGCTGGCGGCACGGCATCGAGATCGAGGGTCTTCAGTGCATGCACGGTGCCGCTCTGGAGGTTGCGCGCCCGGTACACCACCCCCATCGCGCCCGCTCCCGCGTGGGCCAGCACCTCATAGCGCCCGCGAATCACCTCTCCGACCTGAAGCAGCCTCACGGGGGCGGTGCCTTCACGAATCGAGACGCTTGCTTGATCAGCACGAGAGGCAGCGCAATGGTCACGAAGAGTCTGAGCAATACCCAGGCCCGCATCAGATCAACTTCGAACGCGCTGCCGGTCGTGGGGGTCCAGGCCAGGGTGACCCACCAGATGGAAGACATCCGAGCGGCAGCGAAGGGTGTCCAGATCGACAGTGTGCCCCAGAGCCAGGAAAGGTGGACGTCGAAGATCGCAAGCGCCCCCAGCGCGAGCAGCGGGGGCGTGATCAGCATCGCGCGGCTGAGCGTGGCGGCGACGTGCGTCCCCTGGTTGCGGGCATGCGAGAAGCGGACGCAGACGTATACCGCAATGGCCCCGGTTCCCGCGATATTGATCAGGGCGGCGAGGGTGCGGTCGATCGCCGTCGGCACGAGGTCGACCGCGGGGACGGACTGCCAGCAGAGCAGAGGCATCACCACGCAGCTCTCCGCCGCCAGCGGGAGCAGGGCAGCCGCTGTTCCGCCGAGCAGGAGGGCGAAAGGAGAGGTGCCGCCCCAGATCAAGGCGGCCCACGGGATGCCTACCCGAGAGGCGAGCCTGCACGCCGCGAACCCGAGGTAGATGAAGTAGATCTCGAGGACGCCGATGTCGCTCGTCTCTCTGCCAAGCGCTCCGAGAGACGGACAGGCCAGGGCGAGCACTGGGCTCCACACCAGGAAGACCTGGACGGCCAGGGCGATGAGGCCCTGATATCGGCAAGGCCCGTCTGCGTCTGGATTTCGCAGGCGCTCGAGCAGACCGAGGTTGAAGGCGTACCAGAATCCCCGCACACGTGTCTCC comes from the Pseudomonadota bacterium genome and includes:
- a CDS encoding serine/threonine protein kinase, coding for MRLLQVGEVIRGRYEVLAHAGAGAMGVVYRARNLQSGTVHALKTLDLDAVPPAEVDEARALFEREARFLFSLDHAGFPRMTDYFVEESLCCQVMEMIDGETLEERVEREGAMSLREVVDITRQLAQHLRFLHEHPSGPFVYRDLKPSNVMLDGAGTVFVV